The following are encoded together in the Lathyrus oleraceus cultivar Zhongwan6 chromosome 3, CAAS_Psat_ZW6_1.0, whole genome shotgun sequence genome:
- the LOC127128842 gene encoding pentatricopeptide repeat-containing protein At2g06000 isoform X5 yields the protein MTFSSIFTTFRISNTALVTHYHTLKPNKLEAWFVKIVSTLFLRFTNSSDATFSRYVSNHLTPSLTLQIIKRLNNPQLGFSFFQFTKQSLNLSYSFWTYNFLLRSLCQQHQHDSAKLVYHSMRADGLLPDSRLLGFLVSSFAFVDRFDVSKEFLREALCNKVDVNVVVYNNFLNILVKCNRLDDAVSLFRELVRFNFDIDIFTFNILIRGFCVVGEIDEAFRFLNDMRSFGCYPDVVSYNTLIHGLCRINEVDRARDLVREISLRTEFSPNVLSYTIVISGYCKLSKMKEASSIFNEMVTSGAKPSAATFNALIYGFVKAGDMASALGMHKRMLFHGCSPDVVTFTLLIDGYCRVGQLDYGLDLWNEMKARNVSANLYTFSILISAVCRSNRLQEARELLRLLNQSDIVAQPFIYNPVIDGYCKSEHPKQLVSFTRCWGPVVRQMKLLLEL from the coding sequence ATGACATTTTCTTCCATCTTCACCACTTTTCGAATTTCGAATACTGCCCTCGTTACCCATTACCACACTCTTAAACCCAACAAACTCGAAGCATGGTTCGTCAAAATCGTTTCAACGCTCTTTCTTCGATTCACAAACTCATCCGACGCTACATTTTCGCGTTATGTTAGTAACCACTTAACCCCTTCACTTACATTACAAATTATCAAAAGACTAAACAATCCTCAATTAGGTTTCAGCTTTTTCCAGTTCACTAAACAAAGCTTGAACCTTTCTTATTCATTTTGGACTTACAATTTTCTTTTAAGGTCCCTTTGTCAACAACATCAACATGATTCAGCAAAACTTGTTTATCATTCTATGAGGGCTGATGGGTTGTTGCCTGATAGTAGGTTGTTGGGATTTTTGGTTTCTTCTTTTGCATTTGTTGATAGGTTTGATGTTTCCAAGGAGTTTCTTCGGGAAGCTTTGTGTAATAAGGTTGATGTAAATGTTGTTGTTTATAATAACTTTCTTAACATTTTGGTTAAATGTAATAGGTTAGATGATGCTGTTAGTTTGTTTAGGGAGCTTGTTAGATTCAATTTCGATATTGATATATTCACATTCAATATCTTGATTCGAGGTTTTTGCGTTGTTGGAGAAATCGATGAGGCTTTTAGGTTTTTGAATGATATGAGAAGTTTTGGTTGTTATCCTGATGTTGTTAGTTATAATACTCTTATACATGGTTTATGTAGAATAAATGAGGTAGATAGAGCAAGAGATTTAGTGAGAGAGATTAGTTTAAGAACTGAGTTTTCTCCTAATGTTTTGAGTTATACGATTGTGATATCGGGTTATTGCAAATTGAGTAAGATGAAGGAGGCTTCTTCTATTTTCAATGAAATGGTTACGTCTGGAGCTAAGCCTAGTGCGGCTACTTTTAATGCACTTATCTATGGATTTGTTAAGGCAGGTGACATGGCATCTGCACTAGGAATGCATAAGAGGATGCTTTTTCATGGTTGTTCTCCTGATGTTGTTACTTTCACTTTGTTAATTGATGGATATTGCCGAGTTGGGCAGTTGGACTATGGTTTGGACCTTTGGAATGAAATGAAAGCGAGAAATGTTTCTGCAAATTTGTATACTTTCTCTATTCTTATTAGTGCCGTGTGCAGGAGCAATAGACTACAAGAAGCTCGTGAGCTTTTGAGACTGTTGAATCAGAGTGACATTGTTGCACAACCATTTATCTACAATCCTGTCATAGATGGATATTGCAAATCCG
- the LOC127128842 gene encoding pentatricopeptide repeat-containing protein At2g06000 isoform X3, with protein MTFSSIFTTFRISHTALVTHYHTLKPNKLEAWFVKIVSTLFLRFTNSSDATFSRYVSNHLTPSLTLQIIKRLNNPQLGFSFFQFTKQSLNLSYSFWTYNFLLRSLCQQHQHDSAKLVYHSMRADGLLPDSRLLGFLVSSFAFVDRFDVSKEFLREALCNKVDVNVVVYNNFLNILVKCNRLDDAVSLFRELVRFNFDIDIFTFNILIRGFCVVGEIDEAFRFLNDMRSFGCYPDVVSYNTLIHGLCRINEVDRARDLVREISLRTEFSPNVLSYTIVISGYCKLSKMKEASSIFNEMVTSGAKPSAATFNALIYGFVKAGDMASALGMHKRMLFHGCSPDVVTFTLLIDGYCRVGQLDYGLDLWNEMKARNVSANLYTFSILISAVCKSNRLQEARELLRLLNQSDIVAQPFIYNPVIDGYCKSGRAPEAIGIFYKMLGTGCSPDEVTIRTLSSCLLKSGMPSEAARIKEAVFKSQNTNSYMQQSLY; from the exons ATGACATTTTCTTCCATCTTCACCACTTTTCGAATTTCGCATACTGCCCTCGTTACCCATTACCACACTCTTAAACCCAACAAACTCGAAGCATGGTTCGTCAAAATCGTTTCAACGCTCTTTCTTCGATTCACAAACTCATCCGACGCCACATTTTCGCGTTATGTTAGTAACCACTTAACCCCTTCACTTACATTACAAATTATCAAAAGACTAAACAATCCTCAATTAGGTTTCAGCTTTTTCCAGTTCACTAAACAAAGCTTGAACCTTTCTTATTCATTTTGGACTTACAATTTTCTTTTAAGGTCCCTTTGTCAACAACATCAACATGATTCAGCAAAACTTGTTTATCATTCTATGAGGGCTGATGGGTTGTTGCCTGATAGTAGGTTGTTGGGATTTTTGGTTTCTTCTTTTGCATTTGTTGATAGGTTTGATGTTTCCAAGGAGTTTCTTCGGGAAGCTTTGTGTAATAAGGTTGATGTAAATGTTGTTGTTTATAATAACTTTCTTAACATTTTGGTTAAATGTAATAGGTTAGATGATGCTGTTAGTTTGTTTAGGGAGCTTGTTAGATTCAATTTCGATATTGATATATTCACATTCAATATCTTGATTCGAGGTTTTTGCGTTGTTGGAGAAATCGATGAGGCTTTTAGGTTTTTGAATGATATGAGAAGTTTTGGTTGTTATCCTGATGTTGTTAGTTATAATACTCTTATACATGGTTTATGTAGAATAAATGAGGTAGATAGAGCAAGAGATTTAGTGAGAGAGATTAGTTTAAGAACTGAGTTTTCTCCTAATGTTTTGAGTTATACGATTGTGATATCGGGTTATTGCAAATTGAGTAAGATGAAGGAGGCTTCTTCTATTTTCAATGAAATGGTTACGTCTGGAGCTAAGCCTAGTGCGGCTACTTTTAATGCACTTATCTATGGATTTGTTAAGGCAGGTGACATGGCATCTGCACTAGGAATGCATAAGAGGATGCTTTTTCATGGTTGTTCTCCTGATGTTGTTACTTTCACTTTGTTAATTGATGGATATTGCCGAGTTGGGCAGTTGGACTATGGTTTGGACCTTTGGAATGAAATGAAAGCGAGAAATGTTTCTGCAAATTTGTATACTTTCTCTATTCTTATTAGTGCTGTGTGCAAGAGCAATAGACTACAAGAAGCTCGTGAGCTTTTGAGACTGTTGAATCAGAGTGACATTGTTGCACAACCATTTATCTACAATCCTGTCATAGATGGATATTGCAAATCCG GAAGAGCCCCCGAAGCAATTGGTATCTTTTACAAGATGTTGGGGACCGGTTGTTCGCCAGATGAAGTTACTATTAGAACTTTAAGTTCATGTCTTTTGAAGTCTGGAATGCCTAGTGAAGCTGCCCGCATTAAGGAAGCTGTATTTAAGAGTCAAAACACAAATTCATATATGCAGCAGTCTCTTTATTAA
- the LOC127128842 gene encoding pentatricopeptide repeat-containing protein At2g06000 isoform X8, giving the protein MTFSSIFTTFRISHTALVTHYHTLKPNKLEAWFVKIVSTLFLRFTNSSDATFSRYVSNHLTPSLTLQIIKRLNNPQLGFSFFQFTKQSLNLSYSFWTYNFLLRSLCQQHQHDSAKLVYHSMRADGLLPDSRLLGFLVSSFAFVDRFDVSKEFLREALCNKVDVNVVVYNNFLNILVKCNRLDDAVSLFRELVRFNFDIDIFTFNILIRGFCVVGEIDEAFRFLNDMRSFGCYPDVVSYNTLIHGLCRINEVDRARDLVREISLRTEFSPNVLSYTIVISGYCKLSKMKEASSIFNEMVTSGAKPSAATFNALIYGFVKAGDMASALGMHKRMLFHGCSPDVVTFTLLIDGYCRVGQLDYGLDLWNEMKARNVSANLYTFSILISAVCKSNRLQEARELLRLLNQSDIVAQPFIYNPVIDGYCKSEPPKQLVSFTRCWGPVVRQMKLLLEL; this is encoded by the exons ATGACATTTTCTTCCATCTTCACCACTTTTCGAATTTCGCATACTGCCCTCGTTACCCATTACCACACTCTTAAACCCAACAAACTCGAAGCATGGTTCGTCAAAATCGTTTCAACGCTCTTTCTTCGATTCACAAACTCATCCGACGCCACATTTTCGCGTTATGTTAGTAACCACTTAACCCCTTCACTTACATTACAAATTATCAAAAGACTAAACAATCCTCAATTAGGTTTCAGCTTTTTCCAGTTCACTAAACAAAGCTTGAACCTTTCTTATTCATTTTGGACTTACAATTTTCTTTTAAGGTCCCTTTGTCAACAACATCAACATGATTCAGCAAAACTTGTTTATCATTCTATGAGGGCTGATGGGTTGTTGCCTGATAGTAGGTTGTTGGGATTTTTGGTTTCTTCTTTTGCATTTGTTGATAGGTTTGATGTTTCCAAGGAGTTTCTTCGGGAAGCTTTGTGTAATAAGGTTGATGTAAATGTTGTTGTTTATAATAACTTTCTTAACATTTTGGTTAAATGTAATAGGTTAGATGATGCTGTTAGTTTGTTTAGGGAGCTTGTTAGATTCAATTTCGATATTGATATATTCACATTCAATATCTTGATTCGAGGTTTTTGCGTTGTTGGAGAAATCGATGAGGCTTTTAGGTTTTTGAATGATATGAGAAGTTTTGGTTGTTATCCTGATGTTGTTAGTTATAATACTCTTATACATGGTTTATGTAGAATAAATGAGGTAGATAGAGCAAGAGATTTAGTGAGAGAGATTAGTTTAAGAACTGAGTTTTCTCCTAATGTTTTGAGTTATACGATTGTGATATCGGGTTATTGCAAATTGAGTAAGATGAAGGAGGCTTCTTCTATTTTCAATGAAATGGTTACGTCTGGAGCTAAGCCTAGTGCGGCTACTTTTAATGCACTTATCTATGGATTTGTTAAGGCAGGTGACATGGCATCTGCACTAGGAATGCATAAGAGGATGCTTTTTCATGGTTGTTCTCCTGATGTTGTTACTTTCACTTTGTTAATTGATGGATATTGCCGAGTTGGGCAGTTGGACTATGGTTTGGACCTTTGGAATGAAATGAAAGCGAGAAATGTTTCTGCAAATTTGTATACTTTCTCTATTCTTATTAGTGCTGTGTGCAAGAGCAATAGACTACAAGAAGCTCGTGAGCTTTTGAGACTGTTGAATCAGAGTGACATTGTTGCACAACCATTTATCTACAATCCTGTCATAGATGGATATTGCAAATCCG AGCCCCCGAAGCAATTGGTATCTTTTACAAGATGTTGGGGACCGGTTGTTCGCCAGATGAAGTTACTATTAGAACTTTAA
- the LOC127128842 gene encoding pentatricopeptide repeat-containing protein At2g06000 isoform X9, whose translation MTFSSIFTTFRISHTALVTHYHTLKPNKLEAWFVKIVSTLFLRFTNSSDATFSRYVSNHLTPSLTLQIIKRLNNPQLGFSFFQFTKQSLNLSYSFWTYNFLLRSLCQQHQHDSAKLVYHSMRADGLLPDSRLLGFLVSSFAFVDRFDVSKEFLREALCNKVDVNVVVYNNFLNILVKCNRLDDAVSLFRELVRFNFDIDIFTFNILIRGFCVVGEIDEAFRFLNDMRSFGCYPDVVSYNTLIHGLCRINEVDRARDLVREISLRTEFSPNVLSYTIVISGYCKLSKMKEASSIFNEMVTSGAKPSAATFNALIYGFVKAGDMASALGMHKRMLFHGCSPDVVTFTLLIDGYCRVGQLDYGLDLWNEMKARNVSANLYTFSILISAVCKSNRLQEARELLRLLNQSDIVAQPFIYNPVIDGYCKSEHPKQLVSFTRCWGPVVRQMKLLLEL comes from the coding sequence ATGACATTTTCTTCCATCTTCACCACTTTTCGAATTTCGCATACTGCCCTCGTTACCCATTACCACACTCTTAAACCCAACAAACTCGAAGCATGGTTCGTCAAAATCGTTTCAACGCTCTTTCTTCGATTCACAAACTCATCCGACGCCACATTTTCGCGTTATGTTAGTAACCACTTAACCCCTTCACTTACATTACAAATTATCAAAAGACTAAACAATCCTCAATTAGGTTTCAGCTTTTTCCAGTTCACTAAACAAAGCTTGAACCTTTCTTATTCATTTTGGACTTACAATTTTCTTTTAAGGTCCCTTTGTCAACAACATCAACATGATTCAGCAAAACTTGTTTATCATTCTATGAGGGCTGATGGGTTGTTGCCTGATAGTAGGTTGTTGGGATTTTTGGTTTCTTCTTTTGCATTTGTTGATAGGTTTGATGTTTCCAAGGAGTTTCTTCGGGAAGCTTTGTGTAATAAGGTTGATGTAAATGTTGTTGTTTATAATAACTTTCTTAACATTTTGGTTAAATGTAATAGGTTAGATGATGCTGTTAGTTTGTTTAGGGAGCTTGTTAGATTCAATTTCGATATTGATATATTCACATTCAATATCTTGATTCGAGGTTTTTGCGTTGTTGGAGAAATCGATGAGGCTTTTAGGTTTTTGAATGATATGAGAAGTTTTGGTTGTTATCCTGATGTTGTTAGTTATAATACTCTTATACATGGTTTATGTAGAATAAATGAGGTAGATAGAGCAAGAGATTTAGTGAGAGAGATTAGTTTAAGAACTGAGTTTTCTCCTAATGTTTTGAGTTATACGATTGTGATATCGGGTTATTGCAAATTGAGTAAGATGAAGGAGGCTTCTTCTATTTTCAATGAAATGGTTACGTCTGGAGCTAAGCCTAGTGCGGCTACTTTTAATGCACTTATCTATGGATTTGTTAAGGCAGGTGACATGGCATCTGCACTAGGAATGCATAAGAGGATGCTTTTTCATGGTTGTTCTCCTGATGTTGTTACTTTCACTTTGTTAATTGATGGATATTGCCGAGTTGGGCAGTTGGACTATGGTTTGGACCTTTGGAATGAAATGAAAGCGAGAAATGTTTCTGCAAATTTGTATACTTTCTCTATTCTTATTAGTGCTGTGTGCAAGAGCAATAGACTACAAGAAGCTCGTGAGCTTTTGAGACTGTTGAATCAGAGTGACATTGTTGCACAACCATTTATCTACAATCCTGTCATAGATGGATATTGCAAATCCG